GTTCGTCCTGAGCCAGGATCAAACTCTTGAGTTTAATCTTGACTTAAGTTTTTTCTCTTATTCTTAGAAAGACTGTTTGTTTTTCTGGTTCAAAGAAATTAAAACTCATATATTCTTGTTTGCCCTCTTTCAAAGGCGAATTAACAAGGACACACTCGCTTTCTTTACCTATCTATTCACTTTTCAAGATACAAATGCCGCCTTACGACAGCCTATTAATACTATCACAAAGAGAAATAGATGTCAACAAAAAAATATCAAAATTTTCAAAAAAAATCTTTTTTGTATAATACTACGTATTATGCGAGGATAAAGTCGCCCGTCGCACGGGAAAACGCGGGTTTTCGATGCGGTTTCGGCTCGATGGAACGAACGATCGCAGGGTGCGGTGGACTACGCCAACGTGTGCTTATGCTCGATGACGCCGCCGCCTATGCAATCCCTATCCATATATAATACGGCGTATTGCCCCTCGGCAACCGCGCGTTGGGGGCGGTCGAACCGAACGGTGACCACGTCGCCCAGGACGGCGGCCGTGGCCGACTCGAGGGGCTGCCGGTGACGAATGCGGCACCGCACGCGGTACTCTCCGTCCGCAAGGGGCGTGGGAATGAAATTGAAGCGCTCGGCCACAAGACTGTCGCTATACAGAGCGGGGCACTCCCCTTGATTTACCCACAAGATATTGTTGTCTACGTCCTTTTTGACCACAAAATACGGCTCGCCGTTGCCGCCGCCGCCCACGCCTAAACCGTGGCGCTGGCCGACGGTGTAGTAGTACACGCCTTGGTGGCGGCCGACCGTGACGCCGTCCAACGTCTTGATGTCGCCCTCGCGCATGGGGATATAGGTAGACAAGAATTGGCGGAACTTGCGCTCGCCGATGAAGCAGATGCCCGTGCTGTCCTTTTTGGCGGCGACGGGAAGCCCCGCCTCGGCGGCCAGCGTGCGCACGAAATGCTTGTCGGTGACGTCGGCGAGGGGAAACAGCACGTTGGTCAGTTGCTCGGTCTTGACCTGGTTGAGAAAATAGGTCTGATCCTTGGCGGCGTCGGCGGACAGCATGAGGTGGGGAAGTCCGTCCGCGCGGCGTTCCACCTTGGCGTAGTGGCCGGTGGCGATGAAGTCGGCGTCGAAACTGCGGGCGTACTCGGCAAAGACCTCGAACTTGATCTCGCGGTTGCACAACACGTCGGGATTGGGGGTGCGCCCCTTCTTGTATTCCTCGACGAAATAGGCGAACACGCGATCCTGATACTCCCGCGCAAAATCCACAGCGTAGTAGGGAATGCCCAAACAGTCGGCTACACGGCGTACGTCGCGGTAGTCGTCCTCGGCCGTGCAAGCGCCCGCGTCGTCCACCTCGTCCCAATTGCGCATAAACAAGCCCACGACCTCGTAGCCTTGGCGCTTGAGCAAGAGCGCGGCGACGGCGCTGTCCACGCCGCCCGATAGACCTACCACTACCCTACGCATCGAATACTCCCGTGCTACGATAGCGGTCGCCGCTGTCGGGCAAGATGATGACGACGTCGCCCGTGACGTATTCGGCGAGCTGCTTGGCACCCACCAAGGCGGCACCCGAAGAAATGCCGCAATAGAGGTTGTATTTGTCTTTGAGCTCCTTGGTGGCGAAGTAGGCGTCCTCGTCCGAAACGTGCAAAATGCCGTCCAATAATTCGATTTGGACGATGGAGGGGACGAAGTTGGCGCCGATGCCCTGTATCTTGTGCGAATGGGCGGGCTCGCCCAACAAAACGCGGCTCTTCTCGGGCTCGACGGCCATGACTTTGGCGTCGAAACCTTCCTGCAAAATGAAATCCTTGACGCCCATGGCGGTGCCGCCCGAGCCCAAGGGACTGACGATATACTTGGCGGAGGGCAACGCGCCGAATATCTCGGGCGCGGTGGTAAGGCGATGAATTTCGCGGTTGGCGGGGTTGTCGAACTGCGAGGGCATAAACGCGCCCGCAGCGGCCAATTCCTGCGCTTTGGCGACGGCGCCCTGCATACCGAGGCGCGCGTCGGTCAAGACGACCTCGGCACCGTACTGCACGAGCTTGTCCACGCGCTCCTTACTCATGGACGCGGGCATGGTGAGCACGACTTTGAGACCGACCTCACGGCCGACGTAGGCAAGGCCGATGCCCGTATTGCCCGAAGTGGGCTCGACGATGGTGTCGCCGACGGCGATTTGCCCCGCCTCGAAGGCGCGGCGCAGCATATTGTAGGCCGCGCGATCCTTGATGGAGCCCGTGGGATTGACGCTCTCCAATTTGCCGAAAATGCGCGCGCCGCCCATGGTGTCGATATACACCAAGGGGGTGT
The genomic region above belongs to Clostridia bacterium and contains:
- a CDS encoding cysteine synthase family protein; the protein is MASLELIQSKIGHTPLVYIDTMGGARIFGKLESVNPTGSIKDRAAYNMLRRAFEAGQIAVGDTIVEPTSGNTGIGLAYVGREVGLKVVLTMPASMSKERVDKLVQYGAEVVLTDARLGMQGAVAKAQELAAAGAFMPSQFDNPANREIHRLTTAPEIFGALPSAKYIVSPLGSGGTAMGVKDFILQEGFDAKVMAVEPEKSRVLLGEPAHSHKIQGIGANFVPSIVQIELLDGILHVSDEDAYFATKELKDKYNLYCGISSGAALVGAKQLAEYVTGDVVIILPDSGDRYRSTGVFDA
- the mnmA gene encoding tRNA 2-thiouridine(34) synthase MnmA, whose protein sequence is MRRVVVGLSGGVDSAVAALLLKRQGYEVVGLFMRNWDEVDDAGACTAEDDYRDVRRVADCLGIPYYAVDFAREYQDRVFAYFVEEYKKGRTPNPDVLCNREIKFEVFAEYARSFDADFIATGHYAKVERRADGLPHLMLSADAAKDQTYFLNQVKTEQLTNVLFPLADVTDKHFVRTLAAEAGLPVAAKKDSTGICFIGERKFRQFLSTYIPMREGDIKTLDGVTVGRHQGVYYYTVGQRHGLGVGGGGNGEPYFVVKKDVDNNILWVNQGECPALYSDSLVAERFNFIPTPLADGEYRVRCRIRHRQPLESATAAVLGDVVTVRFDRPQRAVAEGQYAVLYMDRDCIGGGVIEHKHTLA